A stretch of Gemmatimonadaceae bacterium DNA encodes these proteins:
- a CDS encoding sulfite exporter TauE/SafE family protein encodes MTALGAGLALLVGFVLGLLGGGGSVLTVPILIYGLHVPVKPAIATSLCVVGLVAFIGFLSHVRQRTVVSKVAMVFGPFAVIAAYAGARLAKHVPGEAQLVLFAVVGLAGSVMMLRGTFRKSATPEIVDYEFSGDRRTYVLLALQGIGVGLLTGLIGVGGGFLIVPALVLVAKLPMRLAIGTSLLVIAMNALSGFLGYAGTVPVDWSLVAWFTAVAAVGSMTGTLLSKRVPQRRLRQVFGVLLIGVSLYVLYRR; translated from the coding sequence ATGACCGCGCTCGGCGCGGGGCTCGCGCTCCTCGTCGGGTTCGTCCTCGGCCTGCTCGGCGGGGGTGGGTCGGTGCTCACGGTGCCGATCCTGATATACGGGCTTCATGTGCCGGTCAAACCGGCGATTGCGACCAGCCTCTGCGTAGTGGGGCTGGTCGCTTTCATTGGGTTCCTGTCGCATGTGAGGCAGCGGACTGTCGTGTCGAAAGTCGCGATGGTGTTCGGGCCGTTCGCTGTGATTGCCGCATATGCCGGCGCGCGGCTGGCGAAGCACGTCCCCGGGGAGGCGCAGCTCGTATTGTTCGCGGTTGTCGGCCTCGCCGGATCTGTGATGATGCTTCGCGGGACTTTTCGAAAATCCGCCACGCCGGAAATTGTGGACTATGAGTTCAGCGGCGACCGGCGCACTTACGTCCTGCTCGCGCTCCAGGGAATCGGTGTCGGACTCCTCACCGGACTGATCGGCGTCGGCGGCGGATTTCTCATCGTCCCGGCGCTGGTGCTCGTCGCGAAACTTCCGATGCGCCTCGCCATCGGGACGTCACTGCTCGTGATCGCGATGAACGCCCTGAGCGGATTCCTCGGCTACGCGGGCACAGTGCCCGTGGACTGGTCTCTCGTGGCGTGGTTCACGGCGGTCGCGGCAGTCGGAAGCATGACGGGGACGCTTCTCAGCAAGAGGGTTCCGCAACGCCGCCTGCGCCAGGTTTTCGGAGTCCTCCTGATCGGCGTTTCGCTTTATGTACTTTACAGGCGATGA